The following coding sequences are from one Microbacterium sp. SORGH_AS_0969 window:
- a CDS encoding thiamine pyrophosphate-dependent enzyme, whose product MTPLDDPALVRVLAADGTMAPTPAAERYLPLIDALTDAELETFYRDMVSIRAFDVQATNLQRQGQLALWPPSFGQEAAQVGSARAARTQDHIFPSYREHVVTRIRGVDPLDIIRLMRGLTHGGWDPSDPKNGNTHIYTLVLGAQTLHATGLGMGLVFDGKCGTGDPERDEAVIVYYGDGASSQGDVHEAMVFAASFQTPEVFFLQNNQWAISVPVATQSRSPLYKRGEGYGIPSVQVDGNDVLASYAVSKLALDEARAGGGPRAIEAMTYRMGAHTTSDDPTKYRTSDEEQSWGRRDPIARMRAFLEARGASQQFFDDADAEGAALADDVRVRTNELGTIPRAHMFESVYSEAHALIQEEQRWLDDYEASMEGGAQ is encoded by the coding sequence ATGACCCCGCTCGACGACCCCGCTCTCGTGCGCGTTCTGGCAGCCGACGGCACGATGGCGCCCACGCCCGCGGCCGAGCGCTACCTGCCGCTCATCGACGCGCTGACCGACGCCGAACTCGAGACGTTCTACCGCGACATGGTCTCGATCCGCGCGTTCGACGTGCAGGCCACCAATCTGCAGCGCCAGGGCCAGCTCGCCCTGTGGCCGCCGTCCTTCGGTCAGGAGGCCGCCCAGGTCGGCTCCGCGCGTGCGGCTCGCACGCAGGACCACATCTTCCCCTCGTACCGCGAGCACGTGGTCACCCGCATCCGTGGCGTCGACCCGCTCGACATCATCCGACTGATGCGCGGCCTCACGCACGGCGGCTGGGATCCGTCCGACCCCAAGAACGGCAACACCCACATCTACACGCTCGTGCTCGGTGCGCAGACGCTGCACGCGACGGGCCTCGGCATGGGGCTGGTGTTCGACGGAAAGTGCGGCACCGGAGACCCCGAGCGCGACGAAGCGGTCATCGTCTACTACGGCGACGGCGCGTCCAGCCAGGGCGACGTGCACGAGGCCATGGTCTTCGCCGCGAGCTTCCAGACCCCCGAGGTCTTCTTCCTCCAGAACAACCAGTGGGCCATCTCCGTCCCCGTCGCCACGCAGTCGCGCTCGCCGCTGTACAAGCGCGGTGAGGGATACGGCATCCCGAGCGTCCAGGTCGACGGCAACGACGTGCTCGCCAGCTACGCCGTGTCGAAGCTCGCCCTCGACGAGGCCCGTGCCGGCGGCGGCCCCCGCGCGATCGAGGCGATGACCTACCGCATGGGTGCGCACACGACGAGCGACGACCCCACCAAGTACCGCACCTCCGACGAGGAGCAGTCGTGGGGGCGTCGCGACCCGATCGCCCGCATGCGTGCGTTCCTCGAGGCCCGCGGCGCGTCGCAGCAGTTCTTCGACGACGCGGATGCCGAGGGTGCCGCGCTCGCCGACGACGTGCGCGTGCGCACGAACGAGCTCGGCACGATCCCCCGCGCGCACATGTTCGAGAGCGTGTACTCCGAGGCGCACGCGCTGATCCAGGAGGAGCAGCGCTGGCTCGACGACTACGAGGCGTCGATGGAAGGGGGCGCGCAGTGA
- a CDS encoding alpha-ketoacid dehydrogenase subunit beta codes for MPISRALNAGLRRALETDDRVLLMGEDIGPLGGVFRVTEGLQKDFGPRRVIDSPLAESGIVGTAIGLAMGGFKPVLEIQFDGFVFPAFDQITSQLAKITNRHEGGVRMPVVIRIPYGGHIGAVEHHQESPEAYFTHTAGLRVVSPSNANDAYWMMQQAIASPDPVIFLEPKAKYWQKGEVDTDAPALPLHASRIVRRGTDVTLVGHGAMVTTLLQAAALAESEGTSCEVIDLRSLSPVDYGPLLDSIRRTGRMVYAQEAPGFTSLGSEIAATVMEKAFFALEAPVLRVSGFDVPFPPAKLEGTYLPDADRILEAVDRSLAY; via the coding sequence ATGCCGATCAGCCGCGCGCTGAACGCGGGTCTCCGCCGCGCGCTCGAGACCGACGACCGCGTCCTGCTCATGGGCGAGGACATCGGCCCGCTCGGCGGCGTCTTCCGCGTGACCGAGGGTCTGCAGAAGGACTTCGGACCCCGCCGCGTCATCGACTCGCCCCTCGCCGAGTCCGGCATCGTCGGGACCGCGATCGGCCTCGCGATGGGCGGGTTCAAGCCCGTGCTCGAGATCCAGTTCGACGGCTTCGTCTTCCCGGCCTTCGACCAGATCACCTCGCAGCTCGCGAAGATCACGAACCGTCACGAGGGTGGCGTGCGCATGCCCGTCGTCATCCGCATCCCGTACGGCGGGCACATCGGCGCGGTCGAGCACCACCAGGAGAGCCCCGAGGCGTACTTCACGCACACGGCCGGTCTGCGCGTGGTGAGCCCCTCGAACGCGAACGACGCGTACTGGATGATGCAGCAGGCGATCGCCTCGCCGGACCCGGTGATCTTCCTCGAGCCGAAGGCGAAGTACTGGCAGAAGGGCGAGGTCGACACCGACGCCCCCGCGCTCCCGCTGCACGCGAGCCGCATCGTGCGTCGCGGCACCGACGTGACCCTCGTGGGCCACGGTGCGATGGTCACGACGCTCCTGCAGGCGGCCGCGCTCGCCGAGAGCGAGGGCACGAGCTGCGAGGTCATCGATCTGCGTTCGCTGTCTCCGGTCGACTACGGCCCTCTGCTCGATTCGATCCGCCGCACGGGCCGCATGGTCTACGCGCAGGAGGCGCCGGGCTTCACCTCGCTCGGCTCCGAGATCGCCGCGACCGTGATGGAGAAGGCGTTCTTCGCGCTCGAGGCGCCCGTGCTGCGCGTGTCGGGCTTCGATGTGCCCTTCCCGCCCGCGAAGCTCGAGGGCACCTACCTGCCCGACGCCGACCGCATCCTCGAGGCCGTCGACCGGTCTCTCGCTTACTGA
- a CDS encoding dihydrolipoamide acetyltransferase family protein: MTEQTFVLPDVGEGLTEAEIVQWRVAPGDTVAVNDVIVEIETAKSLVELPSPYSGTVGELLASEGATVEVGAPIITIGSTDAGTPTPAEPVTVPESSDPGGAVLVGYGTGGAVSSRRRKPAERPVMASVGVVAKPPIRKLARDLGVDLSAVTPSGPAGEVTRDDVVKHAEQASVFRNIETPAWGEVREETIPVPAPAAPAPVASVPAADAREESIPVRGVRKATANAMTSSAYSAPHVSVWVDVDASRTMELVKRLKASPDFADVKISPLLIMARAVIWALRRTPMINAAWVDTEDGAQISVRHYVNLGIAAATPRGLLVPNIKDAQSMNTRELAKALENLTLTAREGKTSPADQIGGTFTITNIGVFGVDAGTPIINPGEAGIIALGAIRQKPWVVDGEVRPRWVTTVSGSFDHRVVDGDGISRFIADVASVLEEPALLLD, encoded by the coding sequence GTGACCGAGCAGACCTTCGTTCTCCCCGACGTCGGAGAGGGCCTCACCGAGGCCGAGATCGTGCAGTGGCGCGTCGCGCCCGGTGACACCGTCGCCGTCAACGACGTGATCGTCGAGATCGAGACGGCGAAGTCGCTCGTCGAGCTGCCGTCGCCGTACTCCGGCACGGTCGGCGAGCTCCTCGCCTCCGAGGGGGCCACGGTCGAGGTCGGTGCCCCGATCATCACGATCGGATCGACGGATGCCGGCACCCCGACGCCCGCGGAGCCCGTCACCGTTCCCGAGTCCAGCGACCCCGGCGGCGCCGTGCTCGTGGGATACGGCACGGGTGGCGCGGTGTCGTCGCGCCGCCGCAAGCCCGCGGAGCGTCCGGTGATGGCATCGGTCGGGGTGGTCGCGAAGCCCCCGATCCGCAAGCTCGCGCGCGACCTCGGCGTCGACCTCTCGGCCGTGACGCCGAGCGGTCCCGCCGGCGAGGTGACGCGCGACGACGTCGTGAAGCACGCCGAGCAGGCGAGCGTCTTCCGCAACATCGAGACGCCCGCGTGGGGAGAGGTGCGTGAGGAGACGATCCCGGTCCCCGCTCCCGCGGCGCCCGCGCCCGTGGCATCCGTCCCCGCCGCTGATGCCCGCGAGGAGTCGATCCCCGTCCGCGGCGTCCGCAAGGCCACCGCGAACGCGATGACCTCGAGCGCGTACTCGGCCCCGCACGTGTCGGTGTGGGTCGATGTCGACGCCTCGCGCACGATGGAGCTCGTCAAGCGTCTCAAGGCCTCGCCAGACTTCGCCGACGTGAAGATCTCGCCGCTGCTGATCATGGCCCGCGCGGTGATCTGGGCCCTGCGCCGCACGCCCATGATCAACGCCGCCTGGGTCGACACCGAGGATGGCGCGCAGATCTCGGTGCGCCACTACGTCAACCTCGGCATCGCTGCCGCGACACCGCGCGGCCTGCTCGTGCCGAACATCAAGGACGCGCAGAGCATGAACACGCGCGAGCTCGCGAAGGCGCTCGAGAACCTCACCCTCACGGCCCGCGAGGGCAAGACGAGCCCCGCCGATCAGATCGGCGGCACCTTCACGATCACCAACATCGGCGTGTTCGGAGTGGATGCCGGTACCCCGATCATCAACCCCGGTGAGGCCGGCATCATCGCGCTCGGCGCGATCCGGCAGAAGCCGTGGGTCGTCGACGGCGAGGTGCGCCCCCGCTGGGTGACCACGGTGTCGGGCTCGTTCGATCACCGCGTGGTGGACGGCGACGGGATCTCGCGGTTCATCGCGGACGTGGCATCCGTGCTGGAGGAGCCGGCGCTGCTGCTCGACTGA
- a CDS encoding helix-turn-helix transcriptional regulator, producing the protein MGRQEVSTVRAAEDAIAVLGQQIRLARLARGMTAEHLAGSAGISRKTLTGIENGSAAASIGKVFTVATIVGVPLFGVDDPGELLALRRRGEERLALLPSRVSVPRESDDDGLDF; encoded by the coding sequence ATGGGTCGTCAAGAGGTCAGCACGGTGCGCGCTGCTGAAGATGCCATTGCCGTCCTCGGGCAGCAGATTCGGCTTGCGCGGTTGGCGCGCGGGATGACGGCGGAGCACCTGGCGGGGTCCGCGGGGATCAGCAGGAAGACGCTGACCGGTATCGAGAACGGCAGCGCCGCCGCAAGCATCGGGAAGGTGTTCACGGTTGCGACCATCGTCGGGGTGCCCTTGTTCGGCGTCGATGACCCGGGCGAACTCCTGGCCCTTCGTCGCCGAGGTGAGGAGCGACTGGCACTCCTGCCGAGCCGTGTGAGCGTGCCGCGCGAGAGCGATGACGATGGCCTCGACTTCTGA
- a CDS encoding type II toxin-antitoxin system HipA family toxin, which translates to MASTSDVFVWVWLPGEFEPVPAGRLRERAQGQFWFDYGRRYLEREDAVSLAPTLSLSTQTFAPTGSMGLPGALRDASPDAWGRRVVQYQVTGERGELADTGDLDERTYLLHSTSNRFGAIDFQESASVYVPRLTAPASLEDLLGAADTVEAGGELPLELERALLSGTAMGGARPKAVVEHDGRQYIAKFSASTDHFPVVGAEAASMFLAEKAGLRVASTRVESVLGRTVLLVERFDRTAAGGRILASSALTLTGLDELQARSGSYVDLLDALRQWGAPAGTAEELFARVAFNMAISNSDDHLRNHAALWDGKTAMLSPAYDLSPMSRSGETASQAIAYGRAGQKRNNFGDLLAVRHLYDLTAAEADGVIGRIEDAIRSHWEDAADYGQLTVAERRLLWGRQFLNPGTLYGSRGR; encoded by the coding sequence ATGGCCTCGACTTCTGACGTCTTCGTCTGGGTCTGGCTGCCGGGCGAGTTCGAGCCAGTGCCCGCCGGTCGGCTTCGGGAGCGGGCTCAGGGGCAGTTCTGGTTCGACTACGGGCGCCGCTATCTCGAGCGCGAAGACGCCGTTTCCCTCGCGCCCACGCTTTCGCTCTCGACGCAGACCTTCGCTCCCACCGGCTCCATGGGTCTGCCGGGGGCGCTCCGAGATGCGTCCCCGGATGCCTGGGGGCGACGGGTCGTGCAGTACCAGGTCACGGGAGAGCGTGGCGAGCTCGCTGACACGGGCGACCTCGACGAGCGTACGTACCTCCTGCACTCGACCTCGAATCGCTTCGGCGCCATCGACTTCCAGGAGTCGGCAAGCGTCTACGTCCCTCGGCTGACGGCGCCAGCCTCACTGGAGGACCTTCTCGGCGCCGCCGACACGGTGGAAGCCGGCGGCGAACTCCCTCTCGAACTCGAGCGCGCGCTGCTCAGCGGAACGGCGATGGGCGGGGCCAGGCCCAAAGCGGTGGTCGAGCACGACGGGCGCCAGTACATCGCCAAGTTCTCGGCATCCACCGATCACTTCCCGGTCGTCGGGGCCGAAGCGGCCAGCATGTTCCTCGCGGAGAAGGCCGGGCTTCGCGTCGCCTCGACTCGTGTGGAGAGCGTGCTCGGTCGCACCGTGTTGCTCGTCGAGCGCTTCGATCGCACGGCGGCGGGCGGCCGGATTCTCGCGTCGAGCGCGCTCACGTTGACCGGGCTCGACGAACTCCAGGCGCGCAGCGGCAGCTACGTCGATCTGCTCGACGCGCTCCGCCAGTGGGGCGCGCCCGCGGGAACCGCCGAGGAGCTGTTCGCGCGGGTCGCCTTCAACATGGCCATCTCGAACTCCGACGATCATCTCCGCAACCATGCCGCGTTGTGGGATGGAAAGACAGCGATGCTCAGTCCCGCCTACGACCTGTCGCCGATGAGTCGTAGCGGCGAAACCGCATCGCAGGCCATCGCCTACGGTCGAGCGGGCCAGAAGCGCAACAACTTCGGGGACCTCCTCGCGGTACGTCACCTCTACGACCTGACGGCCGCGGAGGCCGACGGTGTCATCGGTCGAATCGAAGATGCCATCCGGAGTCACTGGGAGGATGCCGCCGACTACGGGCAGCTCACAGTGGCCGAGCGGCGTCTGCTCTGGGGAAGGCAGTTCCTCAATCCGGGGACTCTGTACGGTTCTCGCGGGCGCTGA
- a CDS encoding MFS transporter, with the protein MQTSPKLDRKVTTSAVVGTIIEWYDFYIYGTASALVFGMLFFHADDPLVGTIAAFATFAIGFLARPIGAAVFGHFGDRIGRKKMLIYSLVGMGVATVAVGLLPTYDQVGVLAPILLVICRLIQGFCVGGEWGGAMLLSVEHAPEGKKNLAGALVQVGSPAGLVLATGIIAIFSAQPDEVFLTWGWRVPFLFSALLVAIGLFIRLKVDESPEFKKVREAGQTTRVPLFATFAKAPLQVLAGIALTCGPFVYFYFLTTFLLTFGVSTLGFDRQTLLLSVTIAATVEIALMPVAGWLADTYGRGKVFTIGAALLVVLAFPAVAALIAAAGNTAVLLVVMVGSMSIIHPLTYALLSTMFTDLFPAGIRYTGVSLAFQFGGVVGGFSPLILTAALTNPSFGVLIPGYLALMSAITLIAGIAVTRQLARTRELARV; encoded by the coding sequence ATGCAGACCTCACCCAAGCTCGACCGCAAGGTCACGACCTCGGCCGTCGTCGGCACCATCATCGAGTGGTACGACTTCTACATCTACGGCACGGCATCCGCCCTCGTTTTCGGCATGCTGTTCTTCCACGCCGACGACCCGCTCGTCGGAACCATCGCGGCCTTCGCGACCTTCGCGATCGGCTTCCTCGCCCGCCCGATCGGCGCCGCGGTGTTCGGGCACTTCGGCGACCGCATCGGCCGCAAGAAGATGCTGATCTACAGCCTCGTCGGCATGGGTGTCGCCACCGTCGCGGTGGGCCTTCTCCCCACCTACGACCAGGTGGGCGTGCTGGCGCCGATCCTGCTGGTCATCTGCCGCCTCATCCAGGGCTTCTGCGTGGGCGGCGAGTGGGGCGGCGCGATGCTGCTCTCTGTCGAGCACGCCCCCGAAGGCAAGAAGAACCTCGCCGGCGCGCTCGTGCAGGTCGGCTCCCCCGCGGGTCTCGTTCTCGCGACCGGCATCATCGCCATCTTCTCGGCACAGCCCGACGAGGTGTTCCTCACGTGGGGCTGGCGCGTGCCGTTCCTGTTCAGCGCTCTCCTCGTGGCGATCGGCCTGTTCATCCGACTGAAGGTCGACGAGTCGCCCGAGTTCAAGAAGGTGCGCGAGGCCGGACAGACCACCCGCGTCCCGCTGTTCGCCACCTTCGCGAAGGCTCCCCTGCAGGTGCTCGCCGGGATCGCGCTGACCTGCGGACCGTTCGTGTACTTCTACTTCCTCACGACGTTCCTGCTCACCTTCGGCGTGAGCACCCTCGGCTTCGACCGGCAGACCCTGCTGCTCTCGGTGACGATCGCGGCGACCGTCGAGATCGCGCTCATGCCGGTGGCCGGCTGGCTCGCCGACACCTACGGGCGCGGCAAGGTCTTCACCATCGGCGCGGCGCTGCTCGTGGTCCTCGCGTTCCCCGCCGTCGCGGCGCTCATCGCCGCCGCGGGCAACACGGCCGTGCTGCTGGTGGTCATGGTCGGATCGATGTCGATCATCCACCCGCTCACCTACGCCCTGCTGTCGACGATGTTCACCGACCTGTTCCCCGCGGGCATCCGCTACACCGGCGTCTCGCTCGCGTTCCAGTTCGGCGGCGTCGTCGGCGGCTTCTCGCCGCTGATCCTCACCGCGGCGCTGACGAACCCGTCGTTCGGCGTGCTCATCCCCGGCTACCTCGCGCTGATGAGCGCGATCACGCTGATCGCGGGCATCGCGGTGACGCGCCAGTTGGCGCGGACGCGTGAGCTCGCGCGGGTCTGA
- a CDS encoding N-acyl homoserine lactonase family protein, which produces MRVLIPGRETLPAGWMPEQVYVIRYATRPTAVAAEHFMGHIPHGDASMPIDYFVWLITGQDAAILVDAGFTPETAEARPGREHLGSPLEVAEALGYPVERIPSVVVTHMHYDHTGYLGHLPDATVHVQEAEMAFWTGRHVRRGLYATIAHPDDVAALVRANFDGRVDVLAGDVEIAPGVTVHHVGGHTPGMQVVRVQIPGRAPIVLASDASHFDANVCEDRPFSIAHETPRMYDAFDDLHQLAVGADGSLGTIVPGHDPAVTERFTPADGGDPRLVGRVWSLL; this is translated from the coding sequence ATGCGCGTGCTCATTCCGGGCCGCGAGACCCTCCCCGCGGGATGGATGCCGGAACAGGTGTACGTCATCCGCTACGCCACCCGCCCGACCGCGGTGGCCGCCGAGCACTTCATGGGCCACATCCCCCACGGCGACGCGTCGATGCCGATCGACTACTTCGTCTGGCTGATCACGGGTCAGGATGCCGCGATCCTCGTCGACGCGGGGTTCACGCCCGAGACGGCCGAGGCGCGCCCGGGCCGCGAGCACCTCGGGTCGCCGCTCGAGGTCGCCGAGGCGCTCGGGTACCCCGTCGAGCGGATCCCGAGCGTCGTCGTCACCCACATGCACTACGACCACACCGGCTACCTCGGGCACCTGCCCGACGCGACCGTGCACGTGCAGGAGGCCGAGATGGCCTTCTGGACCGGTCGCCACGTGCGCCGCGGCCTCTACGCCACGATCGCGCACCCCGACGATGTCGCGGCGCTCGTCCGCGCGAACTTCGACGGTCGGGTCGACGTGCTCGCCGGCGATGTCGAGATCGCCCCGGGCGTCACGGTGCACCACGTCGGCGGACACACGCCCGGCATGCAGGTCGTGCGGGTGCAGATCCCCGGCCGCGCGCCCATCGTCCTGGCATCCGATGCCAGTCACTTCGACGCGAACGTGTGCGAGGACCGGCCGTTCTCGATCGCCCACGAGACGCCGCGCATGTACGACGCGTTCGACGACCTCCACCAGCTCGCCGTCGGCGCCGACGGCAGCCTCGGCACCATCGTGCCCGGCCACGATCCGGCCGTCACCGAACGCTTCACCCCGGCCGACGGGGGCGACCCGCGCCTCGTGGGTCGCGTCTGGTCCCTCCTGTAA
- a CDS encoding aldehyde dehydrogenase, producing the protein MQGAYNEVNTTLPGGRTLPFGMWVDGDWNDVHGPHRTIEDPATGEPLASVADATAADMDRAVHSARAAFPAWAARSTADRAVILEQLADAVAANADELARVETLDTGKPLSQSRTDVKGAEAYLRFYAHAAQHLFGDTIPSVPGRLVQTLREPLGVVAHITPWNAPISQFTRGVAPSLAIGNTVVVKPSELAPLSSLLFAELSRDILPAGVMCVVQGDGVTAGATLAGHPDIDHLTFTGSVETGIRASQAAAANVVASNLELGGKSAAVVFADADIPAAAALAAQAVVRNSGQSCSALTRWIVHENVRAEFTERLVERVASFSIGPGIDDATIGPLVSEKQRERVRALVAGALDEGATLAQGSLETPEGLPAGWFLEPMVLTDVRPEMAIASTEIFGPVQSVFGFTEEADAVRIANSTDYGLAAAVFTKDIDRAMRVAAGLHAGQVQINGFIGAGNEIPFGGVKHSGHGREKGFEALYGYSQVKAVVTHVGGLR; encoded by the coding sequence ATGCAAGGTGCATACAACGAGGTGAACACCACCCTTCCCGGCGGCCGCACCCTCCCCTTCGGGATGTGGGTCGACGGCGACTGGAACGACGTCCACGGTCCCCACCGCACGATCGAGGATCCCGCCACGGGCGAACCCCTGGCATCCGTCGCCGATGCCACCGCGGCCGACATGGACCGCGCCGTCCACAGCGCCCGCGCAGCCTTCCCCGCGTGGGCCGCGCGCTCGACCGCCGATCGCGCCGTCATTCTGGAGCAACTCGCGGATGCCGTCGCGGCGAACGCCGACGAGCTGGCCCGCGTCGAGACGCTCGACACCGGAAAGCCCCTGTCGCAGTCGCGCACCGACGTGAAGGGAGCCGAGGCGTACCTGCGGTTCTACGCACACGCCGCCCAGCACCTGTTCGGCGACACGATCCCCTCGGTTCCCGGCCGCCTCGTGCAGACGCTCCGCGAACCGCTCGGCGTCGTCGCGCACATCACGCCGTGGAACGCCCCGATCAGCCAGTTCACCCGCGGCGTCGCGCCCTCGCTCGCGATCGGCAACACCGTGGTCGTGAAGCCGTCCGAGCTCGCCCCGCTGTCGTCGCTGCTGTTCGCCGAGCTCTCGCGCGACATCCTCCCCGCGGGCGTGATGTGCGTCGTGCAGGGCGACGGCGTGACCGCGGGAGCGACGCTCGCCGGACACCCCGACATCGACCACCTCACCTTCACGGGGTCTGTGGAGACCGGCATCCGCGCTTCCCAGGCCGCCGCGGCCAACGTCGTCGCGAGCAACCTCGAGCTCGGCGGCAAGTCGGCCGCGGTCGTGTTCGCCGACGCCGACATCCCGGCCGCGGCGGCTCTCGCAGCTCAAGCCGTGGTGCGCAACTCCGGGCAGTCGTGCTCGGCGCTGACCCGCTGGATCGTGCACGAGAACGTCCGCGCGGAGTTCACCGAGCGGCTCGTCGAGCGGGTGGCATCCTTCTCGATCGGCCCCGGGATCGACGACGCCACCATCGGCCCGCTCGTCTCGGAGAAGCAGCGCGAGCGCGTGCGCGCCCTCGTGGCCGGCGCTCTCGACGAGGGCGCCACCCTCGCCCAGGGCTCGCTCGAGACCCCTGAAGGCCTGCCCGCCGGGTGGTTCCTGGAGCCGATGGTGCTGACCGACGTGCGGCCCGAGATGGCGATCGCCTCGACCGAGATCTTCGGCCCCGTCCAGTCGGTGTTCGGCTTCACCGAAGAGGCGGATGCCGTGCGCATCGCGAACTCCACCGATTACGGCCTCGCCGCCGCCGTCTTCACGAAGGACATCGATCGTGCGATGCGCGTGGCCGCGGGGCTGCACGCTGGACAGGTGCAGATCAACGGATTCATCGGGGCCGGCAACGAGATCCCCTTCGGCGGCGTCAAGCACTCGGGCCACGGCCGCGAGAAGGGCTTCGAGGCGCTCTACGGCTACAGCCAGGTCAAGGCGGTCGTGACGCACGTCGGCGGTCTGCGCTGA
- a CDS encoding NAD(P)-dependent oxidoreductase, with product MQNTTHTIAVVGLGNMGIEVATRLAAAWPTIGVDLSAERQTEASERGLRTAPLESAVDESDIVALSLPTPAASLAVARSLAARPGTVRTVLEMSTVTPNDMKAIQRVLEPAGIRVLDCAVLAGIAQMRAGTAGLVLAGDAAAIEEISPVLDALTAKRRVLGDVGTGMAAKVLNNAVAHGVMVMLGEVMAMAVRTGLDPRALVDILAGDDGGLLRPLTHRVAERGFTGSYDGGMSLEAARKDSVLALSMAQDDGVPVFTLPAAHGVYEMAMAEDGWARNDYAVLLRLWEHWGGFTFPDAVGPTP from the coding sequence ATGCAGAACACCACACACACCATCGCCGTCGTCGGACTCGGCAACATGGGCATCGAGGTCGCCACGCGCCTCGCCGCCGCGTGGCCCACGATCGGCGTCGACCTGAGCGCAGAGCGCCAGACCGAGGCGTCCGAGCGGGGCCTTCGCACCGCGCCGCTGGAGTCCGCCGTCGACGAGAGCGACATCGTCGCCCTTTCGCTCCCGACGCCCGCCGCCTCGCTCGCGGTCGCCCGCAGTCTCGCGGCCCGGCCCGGAACGGTACGCACGGTCCTCGAGATGTCGACCGTGACCCCGAACGACATGAAAGCCATCCAGCGCGTGCTCGAGCCGGCCGGCATCCGGGTGCTCGACTGCGCCGTGCTCGCCGGTATCGCGCAGATGCGCGCCGGCACCGCGGGTCTCGTGCTCGCGGGCGACGCCGCGGCGATCGAGGAGATCTCGCCCGTGCTCGACGCGCTCACCGCGAAGCGCCGCGTCCTCGGAGACGTGGGAACCGGCATGGCCGCGAAGGTGCTCAACAACGCCGTCGCGCACGGCGTGATGGTCATGCTCGGCGAGGTCATGGCTATGGCCGTGCGCACCGGGCTCGACCCTCGCGCGCTCGTCGACATCCTCGCGGGCGACGACGGCGGACTGCTCCGCCCGCTCACGCACCGCGTCGCCGAGCGCGGCTTCACCGGCTCGTACGACGGCGGGATGTCGCTCGAAGCGGCTCGCAAGGACTCCGTGCTCGCCCTGTCGATGGCGCAGGACGACGGCGTGCCCGTCTTCACCCTGCCCGCGGCCCACGGCGTGTACGAGATGGCGATGGCCGAGGACGGGTGGGCACGCAACGACTACGCCGTGCTGCTGCGCCTGTGGGAGCACTGGGGCGGTTTCACGTTCCCGGATGCCGTCGGCCCCACCCCGTAG
- a CDS encoding GntR family transcriptional regulator, translating to MSSATGLEDFTGVAAYLPAQRRRGDAVESTTFAIREAILEGDLPGGTWLREESIAGVLGMSRTPVREAFNRLVEEGLVERLPGSGVRVSALTVDDVAVVYQVRGSLESLAVGIAARRGDPAVHGRLRSLHEAMVRAAEADDAAAFHHANVAFHAAFAEIGDNNYLRRLLGTVYTAVRRIGTRTFSAERMREILAEHELIIDAVIAGDPEAASAAAQAHAERARAITLARLLA from the coding sequence ATGTCATCCGCGACGGGCCTCGAAGACTTCACGGGCGTCGCGGCCTATCTGCCCGCGCAGCGTCGTCGAGGTGACGCGGTCGAGAGCACGACGTTCGCGATTCGCGAGGCGATCCTCGAGGGCGACCTGCCCGGCGGCACGTGGCTGCGTGAGGAATCGATCGCGGGCGTGCTCGGGATGTCGCGCACGCCCGTGCGCGAGGCGTTCAACCGCCTTGTCGAGGAGGGGCTCGTCGAGCGGCTGCCGGGATCGGGCGTCCGCGTCTCGGCGCTGACCGTCGACGACGTGGCCGTCGTGTACCAGGTGCGCGGCAGCCTCGAATCGCTCGCGGTCGGTATCGCGGCACGCCGGGGCGATCCGGCCGTGCACGGGCGGCTCCGGTCGCTGCACGAGGCGATGGTCCGCGCGGCCGAGGCCGACGATGCCGCGGCATTCCATCACGCGAACGTGGCGTTCCACGCCGCCTTCGCCGAGATCGGCGACAACAACTATCTCCGCCGCCTGCTTGGCACGGTTTACACCGCCGTGCGGCGCATAGGCACCCGCACCTTCAGTGCCGAGCGAATGCGCGAGATCCTCGCCGAGCACGAGCTGATCATCGACGCCGTGATCGCGGGAGACCCCGAAGCGGCCTCCGCCGCCGCGCAGGCGCACGCCGAGCGTGCGCGCGCGATCACGCTGGCGCGGCTGCTCGCCTGA